ggcatagacaggaaatatgtataTTGCCCGGCATATTTGTCACATAGCCAACCGTCGCCAAGTAAACTGCTGCAAAAATTATTTACCggcagtgacatcaatgctcgCCATATCATTCGTGGCAGcacagatttaaattcgataaaCTCTGATAGGATGGAAttgcagtacaaacctgcagatAATCAATGCAGGAAatcttccaacttttgcgatatctgcaagagaggaggttttggacgtacctttctgctctgatagaattgcgaaTGAGTTgatctccgatgagctcgaacttttgttatctgatcataagtacactaaggtctctttttacacgggggttacttaccgtgttgaaaaaaatccgtgtaaaagaaaaccgtgttaattgcgggaaccgtgcaaaaaaaaccgcgtggaaaatttgacgtaataattccaaaaaccgttgatttgattatttgtttgttttgttttggataaaatgtaacttttgataatttgaagaggAAAAAAGCGTATTTTTTACCACCCAAATTTATGCAAGGTGCatataactgtgaaaatgtaactgttatttcacaataaaaacggaaatctaaaaaccagtctgaggttacgagaagggtctagtgatacttgataaaacacattggatgacgaattaaaattagaacacttaggaAACGCGTTGTGCGAtaagcaaattaatctaaatggctcattccttctgtataatgcattcagttttcagaagaacgataatacgtacaaattagaACGTTATACTAAAGAAGTGCTGGTAATAccacccataaacactttcactacaaataaagcttgaaaataagttcttttcaattccgaaggtgcgatgtgtagtaaacactaacagTCATGTTCAACTAAACTGCGTGGGAAGACATGGCTATtagatgaagatctatgcacgtagcgacagaattaaaggggaagaattcatagagatgaatatggatcaaattagaaaaggtattactatctGTCATactgaagcaactcatttcatcggtgtaaatcataataatactagagctatatcattcaaatgggtataaaatactgtactgctcggTATGATGAAGATttgaagagattagtaaatccgactagttcttcaacgctacgaaattctcgatgatatcaatgacgatgctgacatcatacaccacaactgagcggaagagacgttgtcgttTAATTTACGACAGGGCTTCAAGATCTGAAGACCGTGTATGAAAAAAACGTgcgaaaaaaaaccgtgtaaaaagtgaccttagtgtatatcttttttaatcatttaaactttaaatttgatattgtcatatatcgtaatcccaagtctacaaactgggacctctatgaagagggctcttggcgactagatttcatgggtaccaaccaacaattggaaCTAGTAATGAGTAATACGGCTCTGAACCGAACGCTCTTTCGTAATAGCCGAttcaattgaacggctcatTGGTTCTTTCTCAATAAATGTCAATGTGAAGAAGCGGTTCGAAAAATTGTTTGTAAGAGCCACGGAAATACACGAGCGGTATGGACCATCAAACGTTGTGTTTCACAAGGTGCGAGGATGATGATAGCAAATGAAGTGTTGTGACTGCTATTTCTTGCTAAGtcaagatttcatttgaaaaaaaaaacgagaaaacTTTTTCGCAAACACTCGGCTACTCGGCCAGCAATGGAAATTGATTTTTAATGTCAACTTCTCTATCTGAGCAACCTAGATAGTCGTGTAGTGTCGTTAGCGGTTCTCAACTGGCTAAGAACAgcactacggtccacctgtcccGATGGTATAGGTCCACCAAACAgctaagccgtgtggcatccggcaatattatttcaaccaagaattaattcactggtttcctgttccatgtcgtaaaaggccactaaaacggAAGCCTCGCAAGTCAAGGTGCATTTCCGTGTCGATGACTGAATGACTGCAGGAGCCTAAAAAAGGCAGTCGTAAACGGAACATTTGTGGGCTTTGCCCTTACGAAGCTTGAAACTCCGTGTTACAGTTAGAGTGACTAATTGAAGGCATAGACAGAAAACATTTGTCATATAACCGGTCTTTGCCGAGCAATGACCTCATATTCTTCATATTATATAAGTTACAGTGGAGCTAAAGCCATCATTATTTGCTCTCATACGCTCACGCTGTCAAGCGAAGTGTGATATCctacttaggctgtgaaccatttcacggttaattttaacttttggttaaaatctgacacttgagtggttatttggtgtcgagtagttaaatttgactaaaactgtggcccatttcaaagtttgacggacggaaagttatttgggtttattttccactataaacaatttcaactaaagaattagtattagaattttcattgcgagatttttttcagtgttggaaaataactatcgatctgttaaaaataaccatgctctcgagcagggttatttttgacatcaaatcgaatgtcagattttaaccaaaagttaaaattaaccgcgaaatggttcacagccttaatcTCTCTTATTTCTCTTGAGCGATTACGCGTCATTTGTTGGTACTGCAAAGCAAAACGCTTTTGGTAAGGCTCGTCGAGATGGCTACGTAATTCACTCGAGTATTTGGATTTCAAATGCGGGATGCAGTTGGGATTTCACTCACCGTTGAAAATTCAGATACCGGAGAAACTATCTCGGACGAGTTGGCTATAGGCTGAAAGCACGAATGAAATATCCAACTTTACCactgtcaactagttggataaagaacAGGATtctttcttgggctgcatccaaacacgcCAGCTACTGGCACAGCTTGCCAACTTGTGCTCAGACAATAAGCATTTTTcgccagatttgaatctgaaaatgtcaatatgtctactgcatttttccaagcatcattgcaggatTCTTGTCAGAACTCTGATTGGACATTGTAAACTGAACTATCACATGACTACTATTCACATGCTGGGTATTATTCGTGGGAATGCGATGACGGTAACTGtctcgcattgacgcaactacgtatccgggtttttggtccttcatacatggttgaatctgttTATGGGGAGCTAAAATTAACGGATATTCTAtcttttctcacccaatgtagtagggagctatagtcagatgcgttcatcgttcttcctggagtgaatgaatctttTTTGTATTGGCTGTAAATAGGTTTTAGCAGGttgtttggcatcccttatggggtgccgaatttacttctgctcatacatattgcgaatcgttctgcactcTTCCGggtgtgcagaatggtgtcgcttttgaaaACAGTTTTGTAGTTCCTTGTTGTTTTTatcagatttttatttttccttcCCGCAGGTACTACACAATTCCATCGTTGGACGACATCCTGCAGCTGATGGACGAGGAGGGTCGTTGCGTGGTGCCGAACTTCACCATCGGTCGGAAAGGTTACGGCAACGTGTACTTCAACGAACCGATCGATGTGGCCAATCTAAACCTGGACGAAATTGTGCACTTTCGGCACAAAGAGGTTATCATATATCCGGATGACGAAAACAAACCGACGGTTGGGCAAGGTCTGAATCGCAAGGCCCAAATCACCCTGGATCAGGTTTGGCCCCATGATAAGGCACTGCACGAACCGATCAAGGATCCGCAACGGCTGGGATTGATGGATTATGAGGGAAAATTGCGCCGGGTTTGCGATAAACATGATACCCGTTTCTTGGAGTACAGACCGGATACCGGAAGCTGGGTGTTTAAAGTGGAGCACTTTTCAAAATACGGATTAAGCGATAGCGATGAGGATGAAGCACAGGCCGATCCGAAGAAAGTGAAAATGATGGCCCCCGTAGACAAAGAAACCGGAGCGATCCCGAAAAAATCTTCTGTATCCGTTATGTTTAATCGTGACAAGACCTTGGGTCAGCAGGACGAGTTCAACTACTCACTGATGACGAACGAGAGTTTAGCTCCTACCAGTCCGACTGCCGCTCTGGCTCTCGGCATGGGAACCGACTCCCACAAACTGCAACTAATGAAGGCTTCCTTCTTCGTTGAAGATGATTTTGATCGTCGATCGGTACTGTCGGAAGTGACCGACGGTGGCCGGGATAGTCCCGATCAGACTGTTCCGAATAAACAATACTTTGGACTGGGAAGAACGCTAACCAGCAGCCTCTATCTAAGAACGGAATCTCCGAAAGTGTTGGAATCTGATTCCATTCAGATGGATGACTTCGAACAACCCACGACACTTTTCACGACATCAACGAGCAGAAATTTTCAGGAACACATTCACCAACCAAAGCGAAAGGATACTACCGCTACCGAAATCCCTCGTCCAATCGGTCCCAAATCTCTACCGTTGGTTGTTAAGCCCAAGGTAGAGCTAGTTCAACCCAACGACGTCGTTCTACCGGTTCAGCAATCCATTTTGGCTCGTTTTCTGAACAAGAAAACGGATTTAGCTTTCTTCCATGGACGTAAGTTTAAAGTAGGATGGAGTTTCCCATCGTCGCTGGTTCAACTGAACACGGCGGAAAATTGTTCGCTACTGAAAAGGAACGAAATTCTTCACATCGGTGATCTACATCACTTCTTCCGGGGTCGTTCGGCTAAGGACTACTCACCGGCGGCACTGCAGATGCTTCAAATCCGTTCTTCAGCAGAGATCGACGGGTTCCAGAAAACGGTCGAAGATCATCTTCGGATCGAGCTGAAGTACGACGATATTCGAAAACTGGAAAACACCGACTGTCCGTACTACGTGGCCGGTGGGAAACATGCCGGACTGGCCGATCATCTGGAAATGGCTAAATTGGTTGCCGACGAAAATAGTTTCGATGAACTGTGCGTGGAAGTTTGGTCCCTGTGTGCGGCTTTGTGGGGAGCCCGTGAAGAGCTTGAGGATGTCGAGATCACAGCCCATTTGAGCACCATGTTTCGACGGGATTTATTTTCCGAATGGTTGGAAGGTGTAGTCACCGAGCAGTCATCCCGGGAAATGGCCGCAGCTTTGAAGGGCAAAAAGCAAGATTACCTGGATCAACTGTTGGAACTGATCTGCACTCACAAGGTGCTGGACGCGTGCGAGTTGGCCTTCGAGAACGACGATATCAACTTGTCGATGTTGATGGCCCAAATTTCCGGAGGTCCAACCGTTTGCCAGCTGATCCAACATCAGCTGAGCTCCTGGCAAGACGTCGAAGCCGATAAATTCATTGATGTTCGTCGGTTGAAAGTGTTTATGCTGGTGGCCGGCATTCCGCTGCTTTCGTCTACTCACGGCACAATCAACATTTTCGAACAGCTCGACTGGTTAAAATCCCTTGCCATTAACCTCTGGTATCTGTGTTCACCGACCGCATCCATCACGGATGCCCTGATGAGCTACGAGAAATCTTTCCAATCCAACGAATTCTTCGCACTTCCTCCTAACCCACCGTACACCTCCCGGATTAAGCTGGACAGTCCGAAACCAATCCAGGACATCCGTTTCCATCTGCTTAAACTGTACTCTAAACGTTCGCACCCACTGGAATCGCTGCTGAACCCAGCAACGCACACACCCGATCCGTTGGATTTCCGTCTATCGTGGTTTCTGCTGCAAACACTGGAAACCCTCGGCTATCGGCACTGTTCCGAACTGTCGCGCAGTCAAATTCATCTGTCCTTTGCGAACCAACTGGAAAATCATGGCCTCTGGCAATGGGCCGTCTACGTTCTGCTGCACCTGAACGACCAGAGCCGACGGGAATTGGCCATTCAGGATCTGCTGTATCGTCACATTGAATTATCCGACGAAGCGGACTACCTCGAGCGGGAACAGTTTGTCATCGGCGAGCTGGGCATTCCGGAAAAGTGGATCTTCTGGGCGAAAGCGGTACGGGCCGGTTCACAGTTCGATTACCATCAGCAGGCCCGCTTCCTGCTCAAAGCGAAACAGTGGTCCAAAGCACACGAGGTCATCATGGAACACATAGCGGCGGATTGTGTCATCAACGGTAAGTTGCTCTCAATCGTCTGGGTTTGTGACTCCTAAGAACTTTATTTTCTTCTTTCTCAGACGATATTCCATATTTGAAGTCGCTGCTCGTTGAATTTGAGGATGTTAAACAAATTTCCAACTGGTCGATCAAGGGACAGATTTTGCGGgatttcatcgagctgaatGAGAAGGTAATGTTTTTTTATTCGTGAAACAAATTATTTAGCTATGCTAAAATATCGAACTCCTTCTTTCTTTTCCGCAGTTCGAGCTCATCCGGGATGCCATCGATGACGAGGTGGCGGACGCCCGACTGGAGGAGTTGAAACCGAAACTTTCCGATCTGTGCTCGGTGATCAAGATGTTCCCCTGTCCCACGCCGAAGCACCGGCTGTGCCAAAGCGAAATCGCCCAACGGTTGGCCTATCTGATACGGTCGTTCTTCACGCAGGACCCGCGTATCAACAGTTGTGCGCTGATGCGCAGTGCACTGGAAAAGCTACCGCTACCGCAGGAGTACGCTCTGGAAGAGCTGCGGCATATGTTGCATGCGTTCCTGACCGAGGACCTACGGAAACCGATCTAGAGTTCCGACGTAACTATGCGTCTATTTGGAGCTATTATACTAGATCGCAGCAGGATGCTCCGTGTTTTATTCTGTAAGGTGTGTTTAAACGGAGAAAATACATCAATATAAACTTGTTGAACATACTACTTACTTGAATAGATAAGGGCACTAGATGGAGATTTCACAGCTGTACCGAGTTAAAAATAATTACTGAAATAATTCTAATTTAGTTGCCTAAAATAGGGATTACTTttatgtgtttatttttttgctaGAAAGACAACTTATGCTACTGTAGTGTATAAACCAAAACGAAAACGTAatatttttgtaagttttgaatCATGTTAATTGGTAATAGTGTATCCTTCCAGCACCTAGACTGGCCAAGGCGTATTTTATTTCTAGAATGTGATGACTTCCAAATGATTCCTCCACTTGAAACTTTTTTCCCCTCCCAATATTTTCTATTGATTGATTCGCCGGTTgccgtatttatttatttatttactattattaTGTCCATCGGATACAAGATCTTCATGGACAATTAAAGTGGGGAAAAACCCCCTTTGAATTGAACTgttcgtttgtcattctcaaACGATCGGCAGTGTCCTATTCGGTATTCGAAAATATTTACTTCAGAGCGTAATTTAGGAGCATCAATTTCCCcattgatcagttttgcaattAATAATGCTTGTCGGATTTTTCGGCGCCGATGAAGCGTATCGATTCCTAATAGTTGACATCTATCCTGATATGGCGGTAGATTTGCAGGATTTTGCCAAGGT
This genomic window from Malaya genurostris strain Urasoe2022 chromosome 1, Malgen_1.1, whole genome shotgun sequence contains:
- the LOC131434169 gene encoding nuclear pore complex protein Nup98-Nup96; this encodes MFGAKPGGFGQTSAAGGFGTFGNNTATASPFGQANTFGKPATAGAFGATPAFGQQANNSLFGQPQPAGNLFGASTSTAPAFGATATTQSGFGAFGQPQQQSTSLFGTQNNTAPNASLFGANNNSAFGAAKPAGFGGFGQTAPQTSLFGQATTSQTTTGGFFGQNTQSGGLFGAQKPAFGATAPVGAGNGTAVVKYQQTPSTDTLVKNGQSTTVQTKQYCITFMKEYENKSVEELRYEDYAANRKGPQAGATPGGFFGATPTATPFGATAAQPQSLFGQTTTAQASTGLFGSTTNTFGQTTAPAFGATQQPGFGKPFGSATTTGGFGFGPTNTNTMGGLGANKPAFGAATTGLFGQTATPATNTFGQASTFGGFGTQAQAQQPGSLFSGAATSTAPGTSAFGGLGAQTTQSGFGFGSNTATNTAGGGLFGAKPANTFGTLGSTFGQNPTSTAPAFGGFGTNTNTGGSLFANTFNKPAAPAFGMNTATSTGTFGGGLNFGAGSGSLFGNTANKPGGLGTGSSLFGNTSAMGGGTGAFGTLGSGGFGTGIGTNTGLGNVANPASAAVPIHQQILAMVTSPYGDNPIFKDIKPLAGASEDSLKPTNPSAQKAILEGTNQQFKVSPKVTGNGVKVKPVGSVTLSKKSLFEGLEEYDSTLEESFSLKPNAKRLIIKPKSATPTITIQNRSSLVQSSSTTPKEDSIGKETYQIPLEAQPTTSQDTSRRVSWLQSNALDKVRQNNRLSESVLDSTIKEFAPAGGLQSASTSLTKETQLTNLDSSASPPTPAGHSAQSTVAAKKDSVSTSSPVNMNDSSLMSSSNRSFLNETTNVTGVGDVSAVSDEAALEDAEPHPTGIVLRRPGYYTIPSLDDILQLMDEEGRCVVPNFTIGRKGYGNVYFNEPIDVANLNLDEIVHFRHKEVIIYPDDENKPTVGQGLNRKAQITLDQVWPHDKALHEPIKDPQRLGLMDYEGKLRRVCDKHDTRFLEYRPDTGSWVFKVEHFSKYGLSDSDEDEAQADPKKVKMMAPVDKETGAIPKKSSVSVMFNRDKTLGQQDEFNYSLMTNESLAPTSPTAALALGMGTDSHKLQLMKASFFVEDDFDRRSVLSEVTDGGRDSPDQTVPNKQYFGLGRTLTSSLYLRTESPKVLESDSIQMDDFEQPTTLFTTSTSRNFQEHIHQPKRKDTTATEIPRPIGPKSLPLVVKPKVELVQPNDVVLPVQQSILARFLNKKTDLAFFHGRKFKVGWSFPSSLVQLNTAENCSLLKRNEILHIGDLHHFFRGRSAKDYSPAALQMLQIRSSAEIDGFQKTVEDHLRIELKYDDIRKLENTDCPYYVAGGKHAGLADHLEMAKLVADENSFDELCVEVWSLCAALWGAREELEDVEITAHLSTMFRRDLFSEWLEGVVTEQSSREMAAALKGKKQDYLDQLLELICTHKVLDACELAFENDDINLSMLMAQISGGPTVCQLIQHQLSSWQDVEADKFIDVRRLKVFMLVAGIPLLSSTHGTINIFEQLDWLKSLAINLWYLCSPTASITDALMSYEKSFQSNEFFALPPNPPYTSRIKLDSPKPIQDIRFHLLKLYSKRSHPLESLLNPATHTPDPLDFRLSWFLLQTLETLGYRHCSELSRSQIHLSFANQLENHGLWQWAVYVLLHLNDQSRRELAIQDLLYRHIELSDEADYLEREQFVIGELGIPEKWIFWAKAVRAGSQFDYHQQARFLLKAKQWSKAHEVIMEHIAADCVINDDIPYLKSLLVEFEDVKQISNWSIKGQILRDFIELNEKFELIRDAIDDEVADARLEELKPKLSDLCSVIKMFPCPTPKHRLCQSEIAQRLAYLIRSFFTQDPRINSCALMRSALEKLPLPQEYALEELRHMLHAFLTEDLRKPI